In Puniceicoccaceae bacterium, the DNA window GAGCAATTTGGCTTGAAGGTTGTGCGCCACCTTCCGTTTCCTTCGCAAACCCACTTCCTCGCGGATTCTGACGCAACGGTGCTCGAGATCTACTGCAATCCTCCAGATCGGGTTCCCGATTACAAATCGCTGGATCCGTTAATTTTACATTTAGCATTTGTCAGTGAAAACCCAGCTTCCGACTCCGACAGACTCACCGCCGCAGGGGCTTCGATGGTCAGCGAAACCCATCTTCCTGATGGCTCTTTTCTCGTCATGATGAGAGACCCCTGGGGATTGGCTTTTCAGCTTTGCAAGCGATCCAGCCCATTGATTTAAATCCACATCATGCACCCCAAAATCATCGCAGTCGTTCTCGGCTCACTCCTAGGGTCGCTCAATGCATTTGGCTCAAGCCACGCTACCATCAGTGATCTGATTTTTACCTCCGACAATGCATCCGAGATAACGCCAGATAACGCATTCTCATACGAAATTCTGGAAATCGACGGGAAAGCCGTTACAAGGGAACTTGCAAAGGGATTATCCTCGTCTGCTCCCGATGTTCGAATCGAAGGCGGAGATCATACTCTCAAAATTGAAAAGAAAGGAGGAATGCCTTCGCATCCCAAAAGAGAAATTTTCGAGCTTGATGTAACCGTAGAAGCAGGAAAAAAGTACACCATCGTTCATACGGAAGAAGGTCCCAGGC includes these proteins:
- a CDS encoding VOC family protein, with product MKIEHFAINVSDPVAVASWYCEQFGLKVVRHLPFPSQTHFLADSDATVLEIYCNPPDRVPDYKSLDPLILHLAFVSENPASDSDRLTAAGASMVSETHLPDGSFLVMMRDPWGLAFQLCKRSSPLI